A region of Myxococcus stipitatus DSM 14675 DNA encodes the following proteins:
- a CDS encoding MarR family winged helix-turn-helix transcriptional regulator, with translation MSRTIHPKEDEDISADVLKLQQLLLALGRRRSLRDPIASTCEQLQFTPPQVHALLWLGQDGSLTMGELARRLGVTEKTVTGLVDRLEREGHLLRERSASDRRVVRCRLTPEGLQTYQKLERFMVQGMGQLLNILDAGDRKALFRILEKLLRRMDTLPAAAAAPGTRERSA, from the coding sequence GTGTCACGGACTATCCACCCCAAAGAGGATGAAGACATCTCGGCGGACGTGCTGAAGCTCCAGCAGCTCCTGCTCGCGCTGGGTCGGCGCCGTTCGCTCCGTGACCCCATCGCCAGCACCTGCGAACAGCTCCAGTTCACCCCGCCGCAGGTGCATGCCCTGCTCTGGCTGGGTCAGGACGGCTCGCTCACCATGGGCGAGCTCGCCCGCCGCCTGGGTGTCACCGAGAAGACAGTCACGGGCCTGGTCGACCGCCTGGAACGGGAGGGCCACCTGCTGCGCGAGCGCAGCGCGTCCGACCGCCGCGTCGTCCGCTGCCGGCTCACCCCCGAAGGGCTCCAGACGTACCAGAAGCTGGAGCGGTTCATGGTCCAGGGCATGGGCCAGTTGCTGAACATCCTCGACGCGGGAGACCGCAAGGCGCTCTTCCGCATCCTCGAGAAGCTCCTGCGCCGCATGGACACCCTGCCCGCGGCGGCCGCCGCCCCAGGCACGCGCGAGCGCTCGGCCTGA
- the modB gene encoding molybdate ABC transporter permease subunit: MTDTTGLVLFTLTVAAVATLVILPPGVAVAYALARWRGPGRGVVDTVLALPLVLPPTAVGLVLLELLGRNGPVGRVLDAMGVEVVFTPGAVVLASAVMAFPLLVRSARSGFEEVDPRLVAVARTLGDSRARAFFRVTLPLAWRGVAVGALLAFSRALGEFGATVLVAGNIPGRTQTLSLAIFQHTQLGQDERALQLAGIAAALAFVAVYATEGLTRWRGRRVRA, encoded by the coding sequence GTGACGGACACGACGGGGTTGGTGCTCTTCACGTTGACGGTGGCGGCGGTGGCCACGCTCGTCATCCTTCCGCCCGGGGTGGCCGTGGCGTATGCGCTGGCGCGCTGGCGAGGCCCGGGGCGAGGCGTGGTGGACACGGTGCTCGCGCTGCCGCTGGTGTTGCCGCCCACGGCGGTGGGGCTGGTGCTGTTGGAGTTGCTCGGGCGCAACGGGCCCGTGGGCCGCGTGCTGGATGCGATGGGCGTGGAGGTGGTGTTCACGCCCGGCGCGGTGGTGCTGGCCAGCGCGGTGATGGCGTTTCCGCTGCTGGTCCGCTCGGCGCGCTCGGGGTTTGAAGAGGTGGACCCGAGGCTTGTGGCGGTGGCTCGGACGCTGGGCGATTCGCGCGCGCGAGCGTTCTTCCGGGTGACGTTGCCCCTGGCCTGGCGCGGCGTGGCGGTGGGGGCGCTCCTGGCGTTCTCGCGCGCGCTCGGGGAGTTCGGCGCGACGGTGCTGGTGGCGGGGAACATCCCGGGGCGCACGCAGACGCTGTCGCTCGCCATCTTCCAGCACACGCAGTTGGGGCAGGACGAGCGGGCGCTTCAACTGGCGGGCATCGCGGCGGCGCTGGCCTTCGTCGCGGTGTACGCAACAGAGGGGCTGACGCGTTGGCGGGGACGGCGGGTGCGCGCGTGA
- the nagA gene encoding N-acetylglucosamine-6-phosphate deacetylase: protein MRQLLSGARVFTGEHLLEGHVVVLDAGRVAAVVPREDAPVGLTTRVLPSEALLVPGFIDIQVNGAGGVLFNESPTADAALAIAATMRRTGTTGLLPTFITDEPLRTTRACEAASAALSRPEGGVLGIHLEGPFISPKRPGVHEPRYIREPDEGIVERLASLAERLARSGGRLLMTLAPEQVEDPVIRRLTAAGAVLAAGHTAASHERAMQAVAAGVSGFTHLFNAMPPVFNREPGPVVAGFSADEAWCSVIVDGVHVHPANLRQLLKAKPAGKVVLVTDAMPPVGTKETTFVLYGRTILRREGRLVTQDGTLAGADIDMASAVRNCVQLLDVPLEEALRMASLYPARALGLEKQLGRIIPGHRADLALIQPNLSVQATWVAGNEQWH from the coding sequence ATGAGACAGCTCCTCTCGGGCGCACGAGTCTTCACCGGAGAGCACCTCCTCGAAGGGCACGTCGTGGTCCTCGATGCCGGGCGCGTCGCGGCGGTGGTTCCGCGCGAGGACGCACCGGTGGGCCTGACGACGCGGGTGCTGCCCTCCGAGGCGCTGCTCGTGCCGGGCTTCATCGACATCCAGGTGAACGGCGCGGGCGGCGTGCTGTTCAACGAGTCGCCCACCGCCGACGCCGCGCTCGCCATCGCGGCGACCATGCGGCGAACGGGCACCACGGGCCTGTTGCCCACGTTCATCACCGACGAGCCCCTGCGGACGACACGCGCCTGTGAAGCCGCCTCCGCCGCGCTGTCGCGCCCCGAGGGCGGCGTGCTGGGCATCCACCTGGAGGGCCCGTTCATCAGCCCCAAGCGCCCCGGCGTCCACGAGCCGCGCTACATCCGAGAGCCGGACGAGGGCATCGTCGAGCGGCTCGCCTCGCTCGCGGAGCGGCTCGCGCGCTCGGGAGGACGGCTCCTGATGACGCTGGCGCCCGAGCAGGTGGAGGACCCGGTCATCCGCAGGCTCACCGCCGCGGGGGCGGTGCTGGCCGCGGGCCACACGGCGGCCAGCCACGAGCGCGCGATGCAGGCCGTCGCGGCGGGCGTGAGCGGCTTCACGCACCTGTTCAACGCCATGCCCCCGGTGTTCAACCGCGAGCCCGGCCCGGTGGTGGCGGGCTTCAGCGCCGACGAGGCGTGGTGCAGCGTCATCGTGGATGGCGTCCACGTCCACCCCGCGAACCTGCGGCAGCTCTTGAAGGCCAAGCCCGCGGGCAAGGTCGTGCTCGTCACGGACGCCATGCCTCCGGTGGGCACGAAGGAGACGACGTTCGTCCTGTACGGCCGCACCATCCTGCGACGCGAGGGGCGGCTGGTGACCCAGGACGGGACGCTGGCGGGGGCCGACATCGACATGGCGTCGGCGGTGCGCAACTGCGTCCAGTTGCTCGACGTCCCGCTCGAGGAGGCGCTGCGCATGGCCTCGCTCTACCCCGCGCGCGCGCTCGGCCTGGAGAAGCAGCTGGGGCGCATCATCCCGGGCCACCGCGCGGACCTCGCGCTCATCCAGCCCAACCTCTCCGTCCAGGCCACGTGGGTGGCTGGAAATGAGCAGTGGCACTGA
- the modC gene encoding molybdenum ABC transporter ATP-binding protein, protein MSLELSVRLPLARFTLEVDARLAGASVAVLGRSGSGKTSLLEVLAGLRRGARGRVVVDGRVLLDSTAHVEVPPEARRMGYVPQDALLFPHLTAEENVRYGARAARSSRVDEAVALLELGPLLHRYPATLSGGEKQRVALARALATDPALLLLDEPLAALDVTLKERVLPYLLRVRDEARVPMLYVTHQLGEARVLAKEALLLEDGHVRATGPASQVLGASARGLLASESEGEENILEGHLERPEAGGTRLRVTEGLSLWVPDAPELAEGARAAYAVPAGDILLSMGPLTGVSARNVLAGSVVALEDAGAGEVAATVDVAGVRWVVRLTGASVRELAVVPGARVHLAVKTAACRRLR, encoded by the coding sequence GTGAGCCTGGAGCTGTCCGTACGCCTGCCCCTGGCGCGCTTCACGTTGGAAGTGGACGCGCGCCTGGCGGGCGCGTCCGTCGCGGTGCTGGGGCGCTCGGGTTCCGGGAAGACGTCGCTGTTGGAAGTGCTCGCGGGACTCCGCCGAGGCGCGCGAGGGCGCGTCGTCGTGGACGGGCGCGTGTTGTTGGACAGCACCGCGCACGTGGAGGTGCCGCCCGAGGCCCGGCGCATGGGCTACGTGCCGCAGGACGCGCTGCTGTTCCCTCACCTCACGGCGGAGGAGAACGTGCGCTATGGCGCGCGCGCTGCAAGGTCCTCGCGCGTGGACGAGGCCGTGGCCTTGCTGGAGCTGGGGCCGCTGCTCCATCGCTACCCAGCGACGCTGTCGGGCGGAGAGAAGCAGCGCGTGGCGCTGGCCCGCGCGCTGGCCACGGACCCGGCGCTGCTCCTCCTCGACGAGCCCCTGGCCGCGCTGGATGTGACGCTGAAGGAGCGGGTGCTGCCCTACCTGCTGCGCGTGCGCGACGAAGCCCGCGTGCCGATGCTGTACGTGACGCACCAACTGGGCGAGGCACGTGTCCTGGCGAAGGAGGCCCTGCTGCTCGAGGACGGCCACGTGCGCGCGACGGGCCCCGCGTCGCAGGTGTTGGGCGCCTCGGCGCGAGGACTCCTGGCCTCGGAGTCCGAAGGCGAGGAGAACATCCTCGAGGGCCACCTGGAGCGCCCCGAGGCGGGCGGCACGCGCCTGCGCGTCACGGAGGGACTGTCGCTGTGGGTGCCAGACGCGCCGGAGCTCGCGGAGGGCGCCCGCGCCGCTTACGCGGTGCCCGCCGGAGACATCCTCCTGTCCATGGGGCCGCTCACGGGCGTCTCCGCGCGCAACGTGCTCGCGGGCTCGGTGGTGGCGCTGGAGGACGCGGGGGCGGGAGAGGTGGCCGCGACGGTGGACGTGGCCGGAGTGCGCTGGGTGGTGCGGCTCACGGGCGCTTCCGTGCGGGAGCTGGCCGTCGTCCCTGGAGCCCGGGTCCACCTGGCCGTGAAGACGGCCGCGTGCCGCAGGCTCCGATAG
- a CDS encoding glycosyl hydrolase family 18 protein → MRRSKWLIGTLVTALTAAGCGEVPTQQPSEGPGSVMKAPLLAEWAVGVSYAVGAQVTYGGRLYQCRLAHTSQADWTPSAVPALWLDLGTSGGDPTAPTVTLSASATNITAAGPVTLTATASDNVGVTRVELLENGTVVGTSNSYTRQFTGNAQNGTYTYVFRAYDAAGNVGSQQVVVTVAIPGTGDPTPPTVTLSASATNITAAGSLTLTATATDNVGVKRVELLENGSVVGTGNSYTRQFSSSGQNGTYTYVFRAYDEAGNVGTQQVVVTVAIGGTGGGKKVVAYFTQWGIYGRNYQVSHIPVTKVTHINYAFSNISADGRCAIGDAYADLDKGGGWPGEWDPGQIRGNFRAFKELKKSHPNLKLLISVGGWTWSKYFSQVAASASSRATFVKSCVDMFIKGQFPNVTPANGVGIFDGIDIDWEYPVGGGLGGNTNSPADKQNYTLLMQEFRTQLNAVTAQTGKPYLLTIATGASPDLLVNKQETKALSDTLDWINVMSYDYHGAFEPTVNFHSGLLKVDGDPQAHTGFYTDGTIAKMLELGVLPSKIVVGVPFYGRGWGSVPNVNNGLFQQGVPTKGTWDDAQSGLTGVFDYKDLKNNYERSGSGYTKFVHPQAKQAYVYNPSTRVWIAYDDPSTINAKSDYIISKGLGGAMFWELSGDDGTLLNTLSSRMLQ, encoded by the coding sequence ATGCGTCGCAGCAAGTGGCTTATCGGAACGTTGGTCACGGCCCTGACGGCGGCCGGATGTGGAGAAGTTCCCACGCAGCAACCCAGCGAGGGCCCCGGCAGCGTGATGAAGGCCCCGCTCCTCGCGGAGTGGGCCGTGGGTGTCTCGTACGCGGTAGGCGCGCAGGTCACCTACGGCGGCAGGCTCTATCAGTGCCGGCTGGCGCACACCTCCCAGGCGGACTGGACGCCGTCCGCGGTGCCCGCCCTGTGGCTGGACCTGGGGACGAGCGGCGGAGACCCGACCGCGCCCACCGTCACGCTGAGCGCCAGCGCGACGAACATCACCGCGGCGGGCCCGGTGACGCTGACGGCCACCGCGTCGGACAACGTGGGCGTCACCCGCGTGGAGCTGCTGGAGAACGGCACGGTGGTGGGCACGAGCAACAGCTACACGCGCCAGTTCACCGGCAACGCGCAGAACGGCACGTACACGTACGTCTTCCGCGCGTACGACGCGGCCGGCAACGTGGGCTCGCAGCAGGTCGTCGTCACCGTGGCGATTCCCGGCACGGGCGACCCGACTCCCCCCACCGTCACGCTGAGCGCCAGCGCGACGAACATCACCGCGGCGGGCTCGCTGACGCTGACGGCCACCGCGACGGACAACGTGGGCGTCAAGCGCGTGGAGCTGCTCGAGAACGGCTCCGTGGTGGGCACCGGCAACAGCTACACGCGCCAGTTCAGCAGCAGCGGGCAGAACGGCACGTACACGTACGTCTTCCGAGCCTATGACGAGGCCGGCAACGTGGGCACGCAGCAGGTCGTCGTCACGGTGGCCATCGGCGGCACCGGCGGCGGCAAGAAGGTGGTGGCGTACTTCACGCAGTGGGGCATCTACGGCCGCAACTACCAGGTCTCCCACATCCCCGTGACGAAGGTGACGCACATCAACTATGCGTTCTCCAATATCTCGGCGGATGGCCGGTGCGCCATCGGCGATGCGTACGCGGACCTGGACAAGGGCGGCGGGTGGCCGGGCGAGTGGGACCCCGGTCAGATTCGCGGCAACTTCCGCGCGTTCAAGGAGCTGAAGAAGTCGCACCCCAACCTCAAGCTGCTCATCTCCGTGGGCGGCTGGACGTGGTCCAAGTACTTCTCGCAGGTGGCCGCGTCCGCGTCCTCGCGCGCCACGTTCGTGAAGTCCTGCGTGGACATGTTCATCAAGGGCCAGTTCCCCAACGTGACTCCGGCGAACGGTGTCGGCATCTTCGACGGCATCGACATCGACTGGGAGTACCCGGTGGGCGGCGGCCTGGGCGGCAACACCAACAGCCCGGCGGACAAGCAGAACTACACGCTGCTGATGCAGGAGTTCCGCACCCAGCTCAACGCGGTGACGGCGCAGACGGGCAAGCCCTACCTGCTCACCATCGCCACGGGCGCGTCGCCGGACCTGCTGGTGAACAAGCAGGAGACGAAGGCCCTCTCCGACACGCTCGATTGGATCAACGTGATGAGCTACGACTACCACGGTGCCTTCGAGCCCACGGTGAACTTCCACTCCGGCCTCCTCAAGGTGGACGGAGACCCGCAGGCGCACACGGGCTTCTACACGGACGGCACCATCGCGAAGATGCTCGAGCTGGGCGTCCTCCCCTCGAAGATTGTCGTTGGTGTCCCGTTCTACGGCCGCGGCTGGGGCAGCGTGCCCAACGTGAACAACGGCCTGTTCCAGCAGGGCGTCCCCACCAAGGGCACCTGGGATGACGCCCAGTCGGGCCTGACGGGTGTGTTCGACTACAAGGACCTGAAGAACAACTACGAGCGCTCGGGCTCCGGCTACACCAAGTTCGTGCACCCGCAGGCGAAGCAGGCCTACGTCTACAACCCGTCCACCCGCGTGTGGATTGCGTATGACGACCCGTCCACCATCAACGCGAAGTCGGACTACATCATCAGCAAGGGCCTGGGCGGCGCGATGTTCTGGGAGCTGAGCGGCGACGACGGCACGCTCCTCAACACCCTCTCCTCTCGCATGCTCCAGTAA
- the modA gene encoding molybdate ABC transporter substrate-binding protein: MRTMSRLCVTFLVLAAASARAEEALVFAAASTTDVLQELQPVFAKATGHTVVLALGSSGDLARQAMAGAPADAFLSADVARMDSVQAAGLVQPGTRVDLLSNRLVVVVPVDAKRALAKPEDLKGVKRLSLADPALVPAGMYAKAWLEKVGLWTDLTSKVVPALDVRGALAAVEAGRVDAGVVYATDAAQSKKVRVAFEVPTAAAPRIVYPVAALTKGKSPEAGRAFVRFLQSEPARAAFARHGFGVLVADTGTRAK; encoded by the coding sequence ATGCGTACCATGTCCAGGTTGTGCGTCACTTTCCTGGTGCTCGCGGCGGCGTCCGCGCGAGCCGAAGAGGCGCTCGTGTTCGCGGCGGCCAGCACCACGGATGTGCTCCAGGAGCTGCAGCCGGTGTTCGCGAAGGCGACGGGACACACAGTCGTGCTGGCGCTGGGCTCCTCGGGCGACCTGGCGCGTCAGGCGATGGCGGGGGCTCCCGCGGATGCCTTCCTCTCCGCGGATGTGGCGAGGATGGACTCGGTCCAGGCCGCGGGTCTCGTGCAACCCGGAACGCGGGTGGACCTCTTGTCCAACAGGTTGGTGGTGGTGGTGCCGGTGGATGCGAAGCGCGCGCTCGCGAAGCCCGAGGACTTGAAGGGGGTGAAGCGGCTGTCGCTGGCGGACCCGGCGCTGGTGCCCGCGGGGATGTACGCGAAGGCGTGGCTGGAGAAGGTGGGGTTGTGGACGGACCTGACCTCCAAGGTCGTGCCCGCGCTGGATGTCCGGGGAGCGCTGGCGGCGGTGGAGGCGGGGCGCGTGGACGCGGGCGTGGTGTACGCGACGGACGCGGCGCAGTCGAAGAAGGTGCGCGTGGCGTTCGAGGTGCCGACGGCGGCGGCGCCGCGCATCGTCTATCCGGTGGCGGCGCTGACGAAGGGCAAGTCACCGGAGGCGGGCCGGGCCTTCGTGCGCTTCCTCCAGTCGGAGCCGGCGAGAGCGGCCTTCGCGCGGCATGGCTTCGGGGTGCTCGTGGCGGACACGGGGACGCGGGCGAAGTGA
- a CDS encoding MXAN_6652 family MXYO-CTERM-anchored protein: MRSFLPSLGVAGAMAACLVSGSAFAYATGQTGHSGQDAARTCATSGCHTRSGTTGPTVTFDGPSSLEPGQTGNYSLVIKGGPAVKGGYNVSVDGTGALTGGAGSKKIAGELTHTTPKAFANGEVRFDFTLVAPSSGTTLTLYGAGNSVNGTGDETGDSSATTTFKVKVGDGGGGGGDDKGGCSATGGVPLLGAALMLLGARLRRRGA, encoded by the coding sequence ATGCGGTCGTTTCTTCCGTCTCTCGGAGTTGCCGGTGCGATGGCGGCGTGCCTCGTCTCGGGTTCTGCGTTCGCCTATGCCACCGGCCAGACGGGCCACAGCGGTCAGGACGCAGCGCGGACGTGCGCGACCTCGGGTTGCCACACCCGCTCCGGCACCACGGGCCCCACCGTGACCTTCGACGGTCCTTCGTCCCTCGAGCCCGGGCAGACGGGCAACTACTCCCTCGTCATCAAGGGCGGCCCCGCCGTCAAGGGTGGCTACAACGTCTCGGTGGATGGCACTGGCGCGCTCACCGGGGGCGCCGGCTCCAAGAAGATTGCTGGCGAGCTCACCCACACCACCCCGAAGGCCTTCGCCAACGGCGAGGTCCGCTTCGATTTCACCCTCGTGGCCCCCTCCTCCGGCACCACCCTCACCCTGTACGGCGCGGGCAACTCGGTGAATGGCACGGGGGATGAGACGGGTGACTCCTCCGCCACCACCACGTTCAAGGTGAAGGTGGGTGACGGCGGCGGCGGCGGTGGGGACGACAAGGGCGGCTGCTCCGCCACGGGCGGCGTGCCGCTGCTCGGCGCGGCGCTGATGCTGCTCGGCGCGCGTCTGCGCCGTCGCGGCGCCTGA
- a CDS encoding trypsin-like peptidase domain-containing protein: MKGSRRAVVLGLVLTLAGCRKGKEEAPAPLPPTPAEAPAPGAPPSQQQALPPDMRRALSSIAPLVESVKAAVVNVEVRDAAPSHQDTPWNGEGPDSPFGEESPFGAPFDGPREDAPRQGLGSGFVVDARGLVLTNNHVVEGATRIRVQFPDGKEMDAKVLGRDPLTDVAVLKLQGDVKGLPVVRLGDSDAMRVGDWVVAIGNPFGLASSVSLGIVSAKARDIQAGPFDDFLQTDAAINPGNSGGPLFNLHGEVVGINTAIAGQGSGIGFAVPSSLVKELLPQLEKQGSVTRGWLGVAVQELTPDLGSALGVPTGKGAVVTEVNEGTPAAEAGLKPDDVIVSAGGHPIASGHALTRTIALEAPGSTLPLTLYREGKKQEVVVTLGTRPDLEGVASREPSPEQEESPQQRVGLSLSDMDSRLARAQGLPRAGALVTEVVPGSNAERAGLVPGMVVVEAAGETVRRASDLARVVRDAPPGDALLLRVAVPGGGRVLRALTVPKQ; this comes from the coding sequence ATGAAGGGAAGCAGACGCGCGGTGGTCCTGGGCCTGGTCCTGACGCTCGCGGGCTGTCGCAAGGGGAAGGAAGAAGCCCCCGCCCCGCTTCCCCCGACGCCCGCGGAAGCCCCCGCGCCAGGAGCACCTCCCTCCCAGCAACAGGCCCTGCCGCCGGACATGCGGCGGGCGCTGAGCTCCATCGCGCCGCTGGTGGAGTCGGTGAAGGCCGCCGTCGTCAACGTGGAGGTGCGCGACGCCGCGCCGTCCCACCAGGACACGCCCTGGAATGGCGAAGGCCCGGACTCCCCCTTCGGGGAGGAGTCGCCCTTCGGCGCACCGTTCGACGGGCCTCGCGAGGACGCACCCCGCCAGGGCCTGGGCTCCGGCTTCGTCGTGGACGCGCGCGGACTGGTGCTCACCAACAACCACGTGGTGGAAGGTGCCACCCGGATTCGAGTGCAATTCCCTGACGGGAAGGAGATGGACGCCAAGGTGCTGGGCAGGGACCCGCTCACGGACGTGGCGGTGCTCAAGCTCCAGGGCGATGTGAAGGGGCTCCCCGTGGTGCGGCTGGGGGACTCGGACGCGATGCGCGTGGGCGACTGGGTGGTGGCCATCGGCAACCCGTTCGGCCTGGCCTCCAGCGTCAGCCTGGGCATCGTCTCCGCCAAGGCCCGCGACATCCAGGCGGGCCCCTTCGACGACTTCCTCCAGACGGACGCGGCCATCAACCCGGGCAACTCCGGCGGCCCGCTGTTCAACCTCCACGGCGAGGTGGTGGGCATCAACACCGCCATCGCGGGCCAGGGCTCGGGCATCGGCTTCGCGGTGCCCAGCTCGCTGGTGAAGGAGCTGCTGCCCCAGTTGGAGAAGCAGGGCTCCGTCACGCGCGGCTGGCTGGGGGTCGCCGTGCAGGAGCTGACGCCGGACCTGGGCAGCGCGCTGGGCGTGCCCACCGGCAAGGGCGCCGTCGTCACGGAGGTCAACGAAGGCACGCCCGCCGCCGAGGCGGGGCTGAAGCCCGACGACGTCATCGTCTCCGCGGGCGGGCATCCCATCGCCTCCGGCCACGCGCTCACGCGCACCATCGCGCTCGAGGCGCCGGGCTCCACGCTGCCGCTCACGCTCTACCGGGAGGGCAAGAAGCAGGAGGTGGTGGTGACGCTGGGGACACGTCCGGACCTGGAGGGCGTGGCGTCGCGCGAGCCCTCGCCGGAGCAGGAGGAGTCACCGCAGCAGCGCGTGGGGCTGAGCCTGTCGGACATGGACTCGCGGCTGGCGCGGGCCCAGGGCCTGCCGCGCGCCGGGGCGCTGGTGACGGAGGTGGTGCCGGGCTCCAACGCCGAGCGCGCGGGCCTGGTGCCGGGCATGGTGGTGGTGGAGGCCGCGGGAGAAACGGTGCGCCGGGCCTCCGACCTGGCGCGCGTGGTGCGGGATGCGCCCCCGGGCGACGCCCTGCTCCTGCGCGTGGCGGTGCCCGGTGGAGGCCGCGTGCTGCGCGCCCTCACCGTGCCGAAGCAGTGA
- a CDS encoding YdcF family protein, whose product MPPLSMSARPGRVRRFVVVSVGVMTCGVFGVAWWVDRFGQRERAAPSDAVVVLGARVLAGGVASGPLRARTEKAVELYKRGVAPRLIFSGGVGVNPPSEARVMMELATRMGVPPEACTLEESSHSTADNARLTAKLLRALDARRVVVVSDPYHLLRARQYFRLNGFEVTTSPALLTERNIHLVDRAYWTVREAVALLLHPLVLLAREPADAPSPDVTASAR is encoded by the coding sequence GTGCCTCCCCTTTCGATGAGTGCGCGGCCCGGACGGGTGCGCCGGTTCGTCGTCGTGTCCGTGGGCGTGATGACGTGCGGCGTCTTCGGCGTGGCGTGGTGGGTGGACCGCTTCGGCCAGCGCGAGCGCGCCGCGCCCTCCGACGCCGTGGTGGTGCTGGGCGCTCGTGTGCTGGCGGGCGGGGTGGCCTCGGGGCCGCTGAGGGCTCGCACGGAGAAGGCCGTCGAGCTGTACAAGCGCGGCGTGGCGCCCCGGCTCATCTTCTCCGGAGGCGTGGGGGTGAACCCGCCCTCGGAGGCGCGGGTGATGATGGAGCTGGCGACGCGGATGGGGGTGCCACCGGAGGCGTGCACGCTGGAGGAGTCCAGCCACTCCACCGCTGACAACGCGCGCCTGACGGCGAAGCTCCTGCGCGCGCTGGATGCCCGCCGCGTCGTCGTGGTGTCGGACCCGTATCACCTCCTGCGCGCGCGCCAGTACTTCCGGCTCAACGGCTTCGAGGTGACCACCAGCCCCGCGCTGCTGACGGAGCGGAACATCCACCTGGTGGACCGGGCCTACTGGACGGTGCGCGAGGCCGTGGCGCTGCTGCTGCACCCGCTCGTGTTGCTCGCGCGTGAGCCCGCGGACGCGCCGAGCCCGGACGTCACTGCTTCGGCACGGTGA
- a CDS encoding SIS domain-containing protein, which yields MTPSPPLPVMAKEAAQAAEVARLQLSLGDDAFAELGERLRRHPPRFVVTCARGSSDHAAVYGKYLIETTLGRAVASVGPSVASIYGAHALDLRDALFIAVSQSGRSPDLLKMTEAARAGGALVVGFVNEPSAPLAALCDVSLPLGAGPEKSVAATKSYLLSGLAFLRLVAHWSADAKLREAVAAFPEALESARALDWWPALETLTHAQSLYVVGRGSGLGAALELALKLKETCRLHAEAFSAAEVLHGPLGLVRPGFPVIALGQEDGSAEGTRGVVRRMLELGADVRSVLPVPGAAALPTVPGVPLALAPLCQVQSFYLAVHRLATARGLDPDAPAHLRKVTETV from the coding sequence ATGACCCCCTCGCCGCCTCTCCCCGTCATGGCCAAGGAGGCCGCGCAGGCCGCGGAGGTCGCGCGGCTCCAGCTCTCGCTCGGGGACGACGCCTTCGCGGAGCTGGGCGAGCGGCTTCGCCGCCATCCTCCGCGCTTCGTCGTCACGTGCGCGCGGGGCAGCTCGGACCACGCGGCCGTCTACGGCAAGTACCTCATCGAGACGACGCTGGGGCGCGCCGTGGCCTCGGTGGGCCCCAGCGTGGCGTCCATCTACGGCGCGCACGCGCTGGACTTGCGCGACGCGCTCTTCATCGCCGTCTCGCAGTCGGGGCGCAGCCCGGACCTCTTGAAGATGACGGAAGCGGCGCGAGCGGGAGGCGCGCTCGTGGTGGGGTTCGTCAACGAGCCCTCCGCGCCCCTCGCCGCCCTGTGCGACGTGAGCCTGCCGCTGGGCGCCGGCCCCGAGAAGAGCGTCGCGGCCACCAAGTCGTATCTGCTCTCCGGCCTCGCGTTCCTGAGGCTGGTGGCGCACTGGTCCGCGGACGCGAAGCTGCGCGAGGCCGTGGCCGCCTTCCCGGAGGCACTGGAGTCCGCGCGCGCGCTCGACTGGTGGCCCGCGCTGGAGACGCTGACCCACGCGCAGAGCCTGTACGTCGTCGGCCGAGGCAGCGGCCTGGGCGCGGCGCTGGAGCTGGCGCTGAAGCTCAAGGAGACGTGCCGCCTGCACGCGGAGGCGTTCAGCGCGGCGGAGGTCCTCCACGGTCCCCTGGGCCTGGTGCGGCCCGGCTTCCCGGTCATCGCGCTGGGGCAGGAGGACGGCTCCGCGGAGGGCACGCGCGGCGTGGTGCGCCGCATGCTGGAATTGGGCGCGGACGTCCGCTCCGTGCTCCCGGTGCCCGGCGCGGCGGCGCTGCCCACGGTGCCCGGGGTGCCGCTCGCGCTGGCGCCGCTGTGTCAGGTGCAGAGCTTCTATCTCGCGGTCCATCGGCTGGCCACCGCGCGGGGCCTGGACCCGGACGCGCCCGCCCACCTGCGCAAAGTCACGGAGACCGTGTGA